In the Candidatus Binatus sp. genome, one interval contains:
- a CDS encoding DUF262 domain-containing protein — protein sequence MWTMQPSTLTIHEVFEKERRYTVPLFQRSYVWTEEGEWEPLWSDIERQANNSLQTLSNDRQSTTSHFLGAIVLNVAKVFGRGLARSEIIDGQQRLTTLQIFLAALRDFAQNVERDVAETAKRLTLNPLRDPKSDERFKVWPTNADRLVFMNVLEAGSLDEVLARFGKTPLGGKTAMPRMAEAYKFFFNAIQQFVEEDCPSETSSPDRYQGTKLSQGDRLYAILHALKTSLQFVVIELEEKDDPQVIFETLNARGQPLLPSDLIRNTVFLDASYKGIDIDSLYQKYWRHFDERRSPSPDDRGEDRFWHQFERQGRLLRPSRLRKNDGFSAWQCIVE from the coding sequence ATGTGGACTATGCAACCGTCCACGTTAACAATCCATGAAGTTTTCGAAAAAGAACGCCGATATACCGTTCCTTTGTTTCAACGCTCCTACGTCTGGACTGAGGAGGGAGAATGGGAACCGCTCTGGAGCGACATCGAACGTCAAGCGAACAATTCACTCCAAACCCTCTCAAATGATCGACAATCAACGACAAGTCACTTTTTAGGAGCAATAGTACTCAACGTTGCTAAAGTCTTTGGTAGGGGATTGGCGCGTTCGGAGATAATCGACGGTCAACAAAGGCTGACAACGCTACAAATATTTCTAGCAGCCTTGCGCGATTTCGCCCAGAATGTGGAAAGAGATGTCGCAGAAACTGCGAAACGTCTTACCTTAAATCCGCTCCGCGACCCGAAGTCCGACGAGCGTTTTAAAGTCTGGCCTACTAATGCTGATCGACTCGTTTTTATGAACGTCTTGGAAGCTGGATCGCTTGATGAAGTGCTCGCTCGATTCGGAAAGACCCCGCTTGGTGGGAAGACGGCGATGCCAAGGATGGCTGAAGCCTATAAATTCTTCTTTAACGCCATTCAGCAATTTGTCGAAGAAGATTGTCCGAGCGAGACCAGTAGTCCAGATAGGTATCAGGGCACAAAGCTTAGCCAAGGTGATCGGCTCTATGCGATTCTTCATGCGCTCAAAACGAGTCTTCAATTTGTTGTGATAGAACTCGAGGAAAAGGATGATCCGCAAGTCATTTTTGAAACTCTAAACGCACGAGGACAACCACTTCTTCCGTCGGACTTGATTCGCAATACGGTGTTTTTGGACGCGTCCTACAAAGGAATTGACATAGATTCGCTGTATCAAAAGTACTGGCGACATTTCGATGAGCGTCGAAGTCCGTCGCCCGACGATCGCGGTGAAGATCGCTTTTGGCATCAATTTGAGAGGCAGGGTAGGCTCTTACGCCCTAGCAGGCTGCGGAAAAACGACGGGTTTTCCGCTTGGCAGTGTATAGTGGAGTAG